GTTTTCTTCTGCCTCAAAAAGTCGTCAATGAATCTTCAGTAAACTCTCTTATTTCCaaatgataaaatcaaatttctcttaatttttgaCGTCTTTCGAgagatttttgttcttttctctGGTGACTTATTCTGCCAGATGCCATAAATGTCTCTCCTCGGAGAAGGGACCCTCTTTCATGCCTAGATCGTCCTCGGATTTCTCCGAGAGTCCTGGATCCTCCGGAAAAGTCTTCGGGAGATCTTTTGGAGTGTCCTCAGTGAAGacagtgagggagggagggatggaagacctgtgacgtcattggagtgaagacgaagaagaagactaGCGGCATATTTCGAAACTAGGGCTAGAGAGAGTTTCACACCAAAATTAGCCCCGAAGAAAATGGCACTATTAATGAACACAATGTTATTGTTTGGACACATCACGCAAGGTGTTGTGTatttgtttaaaatgtttatgacTGGCCTTCCTAGTCTCCGTGCTGAGACTAGCATTGCTACATGTCTGATGGAGGACATGAAGGAGACTAGGAAACAAAATGGCCAATTGATTGATATCGTCGAGAAACTGATTGACCAGAGGATTAATGAGGACCGTCAAGAGGACGAGCAGCCTCCTAGTTgcaggagagaagagaaagaagagggggCTGCTGTTCCTATGGGCTCCTCTGAGGACGACAAAACTGAACGTATGGAAGCGTCTACACAGACGCCTgcaagaggaggaggacaggAGAGCAACGAAAAAAGACAGGTCCCACCGATAGACAGCTCCCTCGCTCGAGAGAACGCAATGTTGAAGGAAGCCCtcgagagggaggggagagaacGGGAGGAAGTGAAGAAGGAGCTCCTGATAGCCCAAGAAGATCTAAGAATCGCTCAAGTGGGATTGTGCCTGGATCGGCGCCAGATAGACAATCTGAAGGCTGAAATCGCTGGACTAGACGAAGCAATTGAAAGACATTTAACGCTCGAGGTAGAACTGAGAAGAGAGAACAGGGAGCTGATGGATCGTCTTTCTCAAACAGAAGGAAGGACCGCGAAGGAGGAAGAGGTCTCACACCCTCAAAAGGAAGATTTCGGAAGGAAGACAGTCTCCAGTCTTGGAACTGATGAAGCGAGTGGCTCTCCAGAGGAATCTGTTGACCTAAAAGTCGAGGTCAGCACAGCTCGCAAGACAAACGAAGAAGAACTGGAAGAACTTGGAACCGATGTTGACGACGTATGCTGGCAAGAGGATGACGAGTCCACAGGATCAACGCAATCAAGAGAATCGGGAGAGTGGGAAATGGCGTGGGAGTGGAATATGACTAAATCAGATGAATTGACTCTGTCCGAAAAAAGAAAGGTCCTTCTGTTCATCAGAAAAATTCTGGCGGGCATACAATCCATACACGCTTTATGGGACTTGGTTGAGAAGTGCTCCGATCGCTGGGAAAAAAGGCAGCAGAAGAAGCagcagaagaaggaagagaaggagaaaaagaagcaggaaaaggaggaaaagaagaggaaaaagaaggaaaagaagaagggcAAGAAGAAGGGCAAGGACAACACTCCGACTCCTGAGCCACCCGCAGTTCCTCCAGATGCAGATCCTCCAAATGCTTACGATATGCAGGATTTGCTCTATGGACCCCAAGGACTTGGAGATCTGCCAAGTCAATATCAAAGAGTGTCCTGACCCTGGATATGGGCTTCCTGTTCCAGGCCCTTCAGGTGAAGTTCGTGCTCCTGCCAGAATACCACGCCCTCCAGGTGAAGGATTTGCCTTTGCTCCAGTCCCACGCCCTGCAGGTGAAGGATATCCTCCCGGAGTCCCACGCCCTCCAGGTGAAGGATATCCTCCCAGAGTCCCACGCCCTGCAGGTGAAGGATATCCTCCCGGAGTCCCACGACCTGCAGGTGAAGGATTTGTACCTTCCGGAGTCCCACGCCCTCCAGGTGGAGGATATCCTCCCGGAGTCCTACGCCCTCCAGGTGAAGGATATCCTCCCAGAGTCCCACGCCCTCCAGGTGAAGGAACTTTCCCTGCCAGAGTCCCACCCCCTGCAGGTGAAGGATTTGTACCTTCCGGAGTCCCACGCCCTCCAGGTGGAGGATATCCTCCCGGAGTCCCACGCCCTCCAGGTGAAGGATATCCTTTCAGAGTCCCACGCCCTGCAGGTGAAGGATTTGTACCTCCCGGTGTCCCACGCCCTGCAGGTGAAAGACCTGCACCGCCAAGAAAACCACCTCCAAAAGATTAACCTCTTTTGGGAGTGACTCACAGGAAGATGACTCAAAATTATCGGCGGATGTGCTTTTCCCACCTCTGGCAGGCGGACGAACTCTCCCTGTGGGAGTCAACGGCTGGCAAGTTTCCCCCAACTCGTCAGGCGGAGGAACTCTCACTGGCTAGAGTCAACGGCTGCTCAGAGGCAGGAGGATTAGAAGCACTCCCAACGAGAGTCTACGGCTGTTCGGCGCACAGACGAACTCTCTCTGAGAGAGTCAACGGCTGGCGAGATCCCCCCCTCTCGTCAGGCGGAGGAACTTTCTCTGGGAGAGTCAACGGCTGTTCGGCGCACAGACGAACTCTCTCTGAAAAAGTCAACGGCTGGCGAGATCCCCCCCCCCTCGTCAGGCGGAGGAACTTTCTCTGGGAGAGTCAACGGACCAAGGAGTCTCCCAATAAGAGAAGGCATCCAGAGCAAAGCCAGAAAGACACTAGAATGGCAATAAAGGGATATCAGAAGGACACAAGCAGGCTTCCAGTGGGACACAATAAGGCCTTCAGAGTGACACAAGAAGGCCTCCATAGGGACAACAGAAGGACACAAGAAGGACACCAGAAGACACCAGAGGGACACCAGACGGACACCAGGACAACAGAGGGACTAAAGCCTCCAAAAGGACACCAGAAGGACACCAGAGGGAGACCAGAGGGACACCAGAAGGATACCAGAAGGAAACCAGGagataattctgttggaataatctagaagaccggctttgcaaaaaaaaggaactcttcctttgagtatgctctgtcccttgatgaagacttctaatagaagttctctgtcaaagcgggcaaatagtcggatatctagacctattctagcagatatcttccttctggtcaatcagttggaataatctagaagaccggctctgcagaaagaaagaactcttcctttgagtatgctctgtcccttgatgaagacttctaatagaagttctctgtcaaagcgggcaaatagtcggatatctagacctattctagcagatatcttccttctggtcaatcagttagaataatctagaagaccggctttgcagaaagaaggaactcttcctttgagtatgctctgtcccttgatgaagacttctaatagaagttctctgtcaaagcgggcaaatagtcggatatctagacctattctagcagatatcttccttctggtcaatcagttggaataatctagaagaccggctctgcagaaagaaggaacccttccttcaagtatgctctgtcccttgatgaagacttctaatagaagttctctgtcaaagcgggcaaatagtcggatatctagatctattctagcagatatcttccttctggtcaatcagttagaataatctagaagaccggctctgcagaaagaaggaactgttccttcaagtatgctctgtcccttgatgaagacttctaacagaagttctctgtcaaagcgggcaaatagtcggatatctagacctattctagcagatatcttccttctggtcaatcagttggaataatctagaagaccggctctgcagaaagaaggaacccttccttcaagtatgctctgtcccttgatgaagacttctaatagaagttctctgtcaaagcgggcaaatagtcggatatctagacctattctagcagatatcttccttctggtcaatcagttggaataatctagaagacaggctctgcagaaagaaggaaccttccttcaagtatgctctgtcccttggtgaagacttctaatagaagttctctgtcaaagcgggcaaatagtcggatatctagacctattctagcagatatcttcattctggtcaatcagttggaatactctagaagaccggctctgcagaaagaaggaacccttcctttgagtatgctctgtcccttggtgaagacttctaatagaagttctctgtcaaagtgggcaaatagtcggatatctagacctattctagcagatatcttccttctggctaggtcaatcagttggaataatctagaagaagaccggctctgcagaaagaaggaagtcTTCCTTTGAGTAGCGCTCTGTCCcatgatgaagacttctaatagaagttctctgtcaaagcgggcaaatagtcggatatctagacctattctagcagatatcttccttctggtcaat
This region of Macrobrachium nipponense isolate FS-2020 chromosome 25, ASM1510439v2, whole genome shotgun sequence genomic DNA includes:
- the LOC135198972 gene encoding trichohyalin-like, producing the protein MFMTGLPSLRAETSIATCLMEDMKETRKQNGQLIDIVEKLIDQRINEDRQEDEQPPSCRREEKEEGAAVPMGSSEDDKTERMEASTQTPARGGGQESNEKRQVPPIDSSLARENAMLKEALEREGREREEVKKELLIAQEDLRIAQVGLCLDRRQIDNLKAEIAGLDEAIERHLTLEVELRRENRELMDRLSQTEGRTAKEEEVSHPQKEDFGRKTVSSLGTDEASGSPEESVDLKVEVSTARKTNEEELEELGTDVDDVCWQEDDESTGSTQSRESGEWEMAWEWNMTKSDELTLSEKRKVLLFIRKILAGIQSIHALWDLVEKCSDRWEKRQQKKQQKKEEKEKKKQEKEEKKRKKKEKKKGKKKGKDNTPTPEPPAVPPDADPPNAYDMQDLLYGPQGLGDLPSQYQRVS